From one Enterococcus sp. DIV2402 genomic stretch:
- the hisG gene encoding ATP phosphoribosyltransferase — protein sequence MENLFSVLRPEEQIALQLRGLYQFHGFQLYHLSSFEEYELYSQNKKFLNEAEVITFTGGDGRIMALKPDITLSIVKNTPPGETRKIYYYEDVYRHDRQNGEYLRIHQTGLEFIGEIGQQEELEVLHLALESLSVAGGGVLDVSHIGVLKAICGLFPVEKHDEVIKALQQKSPHVIRSLGEKTGVPEEKLILLEELITLCGDFKQTYAKASAIFTNPVAISAIEELKQLYDLLEKEGRLPKNVKIRLDFSIVNDADYYSGLLFQGFVKKVNQAVLFGGRYDYLLQKQDKAQGGIGFGMYLNNLGRSVEVPEETDDYLCFALPKGRMANSVYQLLVNANLASANIFEDNRKLIFVDEKKKLKFFLVKPSDVAIYVEHGVADIGVIGKDVLDETEPNVLELLDLGMGKCKMAVAAHKDFKQDNTRTLRVATKYANTTRKYFSRLGQSVELIQLHGSIELAPLLNLSDVIVDIVETGTTLRENDLTVIQDIAPSSARLVVNHSTWRFKEETIQTLLEKVKEQL from the coding sequence TTGGAAAATCTGTTTTCAGTATTAAGACCCGAAGAACAAATAGCATTACAACTTAGAGGATTGTATCAATTTCATGGTTTTCAACTTTACCATCTTAGCAGCTTTGAAGAATATGAATTATATAGCCAAAATAAAAAGTTTTTGAATGAAGCTGAAGTAATTACGTTCACTGGTGGCGATGGTCGCATTATGGCATTGAAACCCGACATCACGTTGTCAATTGTCAAAAACACACCTCCTGGAGAAACGAGAAAAATTTATTATTATGAGGATGTGTATCGTCACGATCGTCAAAATGGCGAATATTTACGTATCCATCAAACTGGTCTGGAATTTATTGGTGAGATTGGTCAGCAAGAAGAATTAGAAGTATTGCATTTAGCTTTAGAAAGCCTTTCAGTTGCAGGTGGTGGTGTGTTAGATGTCTCTCATATCGGTGTACTTAAAGCGATTTGTGGCTTATTTCCTGTTGAAAAACATGATGAAGTGATTAAAGCACTGCAACAAAAAAGTCCCCATGTTATTCGTAGTTTAGGAGAAAAAACAGGAGTTCCTGAAGAGAAACTGATTCTTTTGGAAGAACTTATCACATTATGTGGTGATTTTAAGCAAACGTATGCTAAAGCATCAGCTATTTTTACCAATCCAGTGGCTATTTCTGCAATTGAAGAACTAAAACAATTATATGACTTGTTAGAAAAAGAAGGCCGTCTTCCGAAAAATGTGAAAATTCGTTTAGACTTCTCAATTGTAAATGATGCCGATTATTATAGTGGGTTACTGTTTCAAGGGTTTGTAAAAAAAGTCAATCAAGCCGTATTATTTGGTGGTCGCTATGATTATTTATTACAAAAACAAGATAAAGCACAAGGCGGTATCGGTTTTGGAATGTATTTAAACAATCTAGGACGCTCTGTGGAAGTTCCTGAAGAGACAGACGACTATTTATGCTTTGCGTTGCCAAAAGGGCGTATGGCGAATTCTGTGTACCAATTATTAGTCAATGCTAATTTAGCAAGCGCCAATATTTTTGAAGATAACCGCAAATTGATTTTTGTCGATGAAAAGAAGAAGTTGAAGTTTTTCCTAGTTAAACCAAGTGATGTTGCCATTTATGTGGAACATGGCGTGGCAGACATCGGTGTTATTGGTAAAGATGTCTTAGACGAAACAGAACCGAATGTTTTAGAGCTATTAGATTTAGGTATGGGGAAATGTAAAATGGCAGTTGCTGCACATAAAGATTTCAAACAAGATAACACACGTACGTTGCGTGTAGCGACTAAATATGCCAATACTACCCGTAAATATTTCAGTCGTTTGGGACAATCCGTCGAATTAATTCAATTACATGGTTCGATTGAACTAGCACCATTGTTGAATTTATCAGATGTAATTGTTGATATTGTCGAAACGGGCACTACTTTACGTGAAAATGATTTGACGGTGATTCAAGATATCGCCCCCTCTTCTGCGCGATTGGTTGTTAATCATTCAACTTGGCGTTTTAAAGAAGAAACGATTCAGACTTTGTTAGAGAAGGTGAAAGAACAACTATGA
- the hisD gene encoding histidinol dehydrogenase: MNIRTTKEETIEQLVQRKAGESQDVSKVVAQVLNDIKERGDVALKEYTKKFDQVELTEFKVSDSEFTEGLAEITSEFLTILEQAKQNITNFHEKQVQRGFISTNEQGIVMGQRVLPLDTVGVYVPGGTAAYPSTVLMDVLPAKIAGVGKIVMITPPNKAGKIPPAILAAAKVAGVDAIYKVGGAQGVAALAYGTETIPSVDKIVGPGNIYVATAKRMVYGLVDIDMIAGPSDILIVADETANPKWLAADLLAQAEHDTLAQAVLVTTSEEIAKAVQEELRQQLAVLPRKEIAQASIKNNGKIIVAQSLDEALILANRIAPEHLELCVAEPFALLGKVKHAGSVFLGHHTPEVLGDYFAGPNHTLPTEGTARFYSPLSVDDFIKKSSYLYYSKEALQASAEQVIAFAEMEGLDGHARSMAVRKESNQ; encoded by the coding sequence ATAAACATTCGTACAACAAAAGAAGAAACCATCGAACAATTAGTTCAACGAAAAGCTGGCGAAAGTCAAGATGTTTCTAAAGTCGTAGCCCAAGTCTTAAACGACATAAAAGAGCGTGGCGACGTAGCATTAAAAGAATATACAAAAAAATTCGATCAAGTTGAATTAACTGAATTTAAAGTTAGCGACAGCGAATTTACAGAAGGATTAGCAGAAATCACTTCTGAATTTCTAACTATTTTAGAACAAGCCAAGCAAAACATTACAAATTTCCATGAAAAACAAGTGCAACGCGGTTTCATTTCAACGAATGAGCAAGGAATTGTGATGGGGCAACGTGTTTTACCTTTAGATACAGTAGGGGTCTACGTACCAGGAGGAACAGCTGCTTACCCAAGTACTGTCTTAATGGATGTTTTACCAGCTAAAATTGCTGGTGTCGGAAAGATTGTTATGATTACGCCACCAAATAAAGCAGGAAAAATTCCGCCAGCTATTTTAGCAGCGGCTAAAGTTGCCGGGGTGGATGCTATTTATAAAGTTGGTGGTGCACAAGGTGTGGCTGCATTAGCTTATGGTACAGAAACAATTCCCAGTGTAGATAAAATTGTTGGTCCAGGAAATATTTATGTGGCGACTGCCAAACGTATGGTTTATGGTTTAGTCGATATTGATATGATTGCTGGACCGAGTGATATTTTAATTGTTGCTGATGAAACGGCGAACCCCAAATGGTTAGCAGCAGATTTATTGGCACAAGCGGAACATGATACTTTGGCACAAGCTGTTTTAGTAACAACTAGTGAGGAAATTGCAAAAGCAGTTCAAGAAGAATTACGCCAGCAATTAGCTGTTTTACCACGTAAAGAGATTGCGCAAGCTTCCATTAAAAACAACGGTAAAATTATTGTTGCACAGTCTTTAGATGAAGCACTGATCTTAGCGAATCGGATTGCACCAGAGCATTTAGAGTTGTGTGTCGCTGAACCATTTGCTTTATTAGGAAAAGTCAAACACGCAGGCAGTGTCTTTTTAGGCCATCATACACCAGAAGTATTAGGAGATTATTTTGCTGGACCTAATCATACTTTACCAACAGAAGGCACAGCACGTTTTTATTCGCCGCTTTCTGTCGATGATTTTATCAAGAAAAGTAGTTATTTATATTATTCAAAAGAAGCGTTACAAGCCTCTGCTGAGCAAGTCATTGCTTTTGCCGAAATGGAAGGGTTAGACGGGCATGCCCGTTCAATGGCAGTGCGAAAGGAGAGCAATCAATGA
- the hisC gene encoding histidinol-phosphate transaminase, with protein sequence MSFLDSQFQHLVPYVPGEQTRTKVIKLNTNENPYDPPQNVIEAAKEAAKTLSRYSDPTCLQVIQPLAKHFNVAPENIFLGNGSDEVLFFLFQGFMEKGVQFPDITYGFYEVYSDLFHLKTEIISLKEDLSIDLAEYTGEATVIIANPNAPTGLMIAPEVICTFAKNNPQRLIIVDEAYSDFSEASLVPYLEAHPNILVVGTFSKSRHLAGARLGYAVGSKQLIEDLNKLKFSHNPYSVNAMTLACGEASLQAQDYVDECTQKIIATRNWTQQELQKLGFETTNSQTNFVFCQHPTVAGETIFKQLKEKNILVRWFNNPRIANYLRISIGTPEEMATLIQAIKEIEGVDI encoded by the coding sequence ATGAGTTTTTTAGATAGTCAATTTCAACATCTGGTACCGTATGTACCCGGTGAACAGACACGGACAAAAGTTATTAAATTAAATACCAATGAAAACCCCTATGATCCGCCACAAAATGTGATTGAAGCGGCCAAAGAAGCAGCTAAAACATTAAGCCGCTATTCCGATCCGACATGTCTACAAGTGATTCAACCATTGGCGAAACACTTTAACGTGGCACCAGAAAACATCTTTTTGGGGAATGGTAGTGATGAAGTATTGTTCTTTCTTTTTCAGGGATTTATGGAAAAAGGCGTGCAATTCCCAGATATTACGTATGGTTTTTATGAAGTCTATAGTGATTTATTCCATTTAAAGACGGAAATCATTTCATTAAAAGAGGATTTATCCATTGATTTAGCAGAATACACGGGAGAAGCAACAGTCATTATTGCCAATCCTAATGCGCCGACTGGCCTAATGATAGCCCCAGAAGTTATTTGTACATTTGCTAAAAATAATCCCCAACGTTTAATTATTGTTGATGAAGCCTATAGTGATTTTAGTGAAGCATCATTAGTTCCTTATCTTGAAGCGCATCCAAATATTTTAGTCGTAGGTACTTTTTCGAAATCACGCCATCTAGCAGGCGCTCGCTTAGGGTACGCGGTGGGTTCGAAGCAATTGATTGAAGACTTAAATAAATTAAAATTTAGTCATAATCCCTACAGTGTGAATGCAATGACGTTAGCTTGTGGCGAAGCTTCTTTACAAGCACAGGACTATGTAGATGAATGTACCCAAAAAATTATTGCTACACGTAATTGGACGCAACAAGAATTACAAAAATTAGGTTTTGAAACCACGAATAGTCAGACTAATTTTGTTTTTTGTCAACATCCAACCGTTGCTGGCGAGACAATTTTTAAACAATTAAAAGAAAAAAATATTTTGGTTCGTTGGTTTAATAATCCACGGATTGCCAATTATTTACGAATTTCAATTGGAACGCCAGAAGAAATGGCAACTTTGATTCAAGCAATCAAAGAAATCGAAGGAGTGGACATATGA
- the hisB gene encoding imidazoleglycerol-phosphate dehydratase HisB, protein MRTASVTRNTTETKIELTLTIDGTGQQKFQTGVGFLDHMLELFCRHGRFDIELVCDGDVHVDAHHTTEDVAIALGRAFSDALGERRGIKRYGSFLLPMDESLVMTAIDISGRGIAVVNLDIPSEKIGTQFDTELVEEFFIAFARELGAAIHFHQFAGKNSHHIVEACFKGFGRALGQATSIDEVAPDEIPSTKGTII, encoded by the coding sequence ATGAGAACAGCTTCAGTTACTAGAAATACCACAGAAACAAAAATTGAACTTACTTTAACCATCGATGGTACTGGACAACAAAAATTTCAAACAGGCGTAGGTTTTCTAGACCATATGTTAGAACTATTTTGTCGTCATGGACGTTTTGATATTGAACTTGTTTGTGATGGTGACGTTCATGTTGATGCACATCACACCACTGAAGATGTTGCGATTGCATTGGGTCGTGCTTTTTCAGATGCTTTAGGGGAGCGTCGCGGAATTAAGCGTTATGGAAGTTTCTTGTTACCGATGGATGAAAGTTTGGTGATGACAGCCATTGATATTAGTGGTCGTGGAATCGCAGTTGTTAATTTAGATATTCCAAGTGAAAAAATCGGCACGCAATTTGATACGGAATTAGTGGAAGAATTTTTCATTGCCTTTGCTCGTGAATTAGGTGCAGCTATTCATTTCCATCAATTTGCTGGTAAGAACAGTCATCACATTGTTGAAGCCTGTTTCAAAGGTTTTGGTCGTGCTTTGGGCCAAGCAACAAGTATTGATGAAGTGGCTCCAGATGAAATTCCATCAACGAAAGGCACAATTATTTAG
- the hisH gene encoding imidazole glycerol phosphate synthase subunit HisH: protein MIAIIDYGVGNLFSLSRSLEYLGIESTITNDLEQLKAADQIILPGVGAFGDAIQKLREHQLEEPIKQLVKDGKPLMGICLGMQLLFEKSTEFGEHRGLGLLSGEIVSLKEMLQDKNLTLKVPHIGWNELLVKKESVLLKNFSVGEQVYYVHSFYATNCDDSLVATSEYGIEVPGLVQKGNVYGAQFHPEKSGTVGLQMLKAFSEVKE from the coding sequence ATGATTGCAATTATTGATTATGGTGTAGGCAATTTGTTTAGCTTGTCGCGTTCATTAGAATATTTAGGTATTGAAAGTACCATTACCAATGATCTTGAACAATTAAAAGCTGCTGACCAAATTATTTTACCAGGCGTAGGGGCCTTTGGTGATGCCATTCAAAAATTACGTGAGCATCAATTAGAAGAACCCATTAAACAACTAGTGAAAGACGGCAAACCGTTAATGGGAATTTGTTTAGGGATGCAACTTTTATTTGAAAAAAGTACGGAATTTGGTGAGCATCGAGGATTAGGACTGCTTTCAGGCGAAATTGTTTCTTTAAAAGAAATGTTACAAGATAAAAATCTGACCTTAAAAGTACCTCACATTGGCTGGAATGAATTGCTTGTTAAAAAAGAGAGTGTGTTACTTAAAAACTTTAGTGTCGGTGAACAAGTCTATTATGTTCACAGTTTTTATGCAACAAATTGTGACGATAGTCTAGTTGCGACGAGTGAATATGGTATCGAAGTTCCGGGATTGGTACAAAAAGGCAATGTCTATGGCGCACAATTTCATCCAGAAAAAAGTGGAACAGTTGGATTACAAATGCTTAAAGCATTTTCGGAGGTGAAAGAATGA
- the hisA gene encoding 1-(5-phosphoribosyl)-5-[(5-phosphoribosylamino)methylideneamino]imidazole-4-carboxamide isomerase — protein sequence MKIFPAIDLLNEKVVRLYQGDYDQQEVFGEDPVAFAKSFEEKGAKYLHLVDLDGAKDGALRYFKTAENIVKNTNLFVEVGGGIRDEATIERCLAAGVHRVIIGTLPQKNPTLAKELIQKYGDKIAVGVDARDGKVAVEGWLETTETDAFDFCKELASWGTKTIIFTEISRDGTGQGINIPLYQQLLQIEGVEFVASGGVATLNDITSLKELGIPSAIVGKALYKGDLKLEDVLKEAEE from the coding sequence ATGAAAATTTTTCCAGCGATTGATTTATTAAACGAAAAAGTCGTGCGTTTGTATCAAGGGGATTATGACCAACAAGAAGTTTTTGGCGAGGATCCGGTTGCTTTTGCCAAGTCTTTTGAAGAAAAAGGAGCGAAATATTTGCACCTAGTCGATTTAGATGGAGCAAAAGACGGCGCTTTGCGTTATTTTAAAACAGCAGAAAATATTGTGAAAAATACCAATTTATTTGTGGAAGTCGGTGGTGGTATTCGTGATGAAGCAACGATTGAACGTTGTTTAGCAGCGGGTGTTCATCGTGTAATTATTGGCACTTTACCACAAAAAAATCCAACATTAGCTAAAGAACTCATTCAAAAATATGGCGATAAGATTGCTGTTGGCGTAGATGCTCGCGATGGCAAAGTTGCTGTTGAAGGTTGGTTAGAGACTACAGAAACAGATGCGTTTGATTTTTGTAAAGAATTGGCATCATGGGGAACAAAAACGATTATCTTCACTGAAATCTCACGGGATGGAACTGGACAAGGCATTAATATTCCGTTATATCAACAGTTATTACAAATTGAAGGTGTTGAATTTGTCGCTTCTGGTGGTGTCGCAACCTTAAATGACATTACATCTTTAAAAGAGCTTGGTATTCCAAGTGCGATTGTAGGTAAAGCCTTATATAAGGGAGATTTAAAATTAGAAGACGTCTTGAAAGAAGCGGAGGAATAA
- the hisF gene encoding imidazole glycerol phosphate synthase subunit HisF, with translation MISKRIIPCLDVRDGRVVKGVNFAGLKDVNDPVTLAKFYNEQGADELVFYDITASAEGRGLFTDILQAVASEVFIPLTVGGGINELKDFERVLNCGADKVSVNSGAIRNPQLIAEGAKRYGSQCVVLSVDIRRVGDAWHVFAKGGREDTGIDALEWIRQGEALGAGELVINSMDTDGVKEGFDLPLLQAITEFSSVPIVASGGAGKAEDFIELFQLPNIEAGLAASIFHYGEVKIPDLKAKLAQEHIAVRL, from the coding sequence ATGATTTCAAAACGAATTATTCCTTGCTTAGATGTACGTGATGGACGTGTAGTAAAAGGAGTTAATTTTGCTGGTTTAAAAGATGTTAATGATCCAGTGACGTTAGCCAAATTTTACAACGAACAAGGAGCAGACGAATTAGTCTTTTATGATATTACTGCTTCAGCAGAAGGGCGAGGCTTATTTACAGATATACTTCAAGCTGTTGCATCAGAAGTATTTATTCCTTTAACTGTTGGTGGGGGGATTAATGAATTAAAAGATTTTGAGCGCGTTTTAAATTGTGGAGCTGACAAAGTAAGTGTAAACTCTGGGGCTATTCGTAATCCGCAATTGATTGCAGAAGGTGCCAAGCGTTATGGTAGCCAATGTGTCGTTTTATCTGTTGACATTCGACGTGTAGGAGATGCATGGCATGTGTTTGCAAAAGGCGGTCGTGAAGACACAGGAATCGATGCGTTAGAATGGATTCGTCAAGGTGAAGCATTAGGTGCTGGCGAATTAGTCATCAATAGTATGGATACAGATGGGGTAAAAGAAGGTTTTGATTTGCCTCTATTACAAGCGATTACCGAATTTTCTTCCGTACCGATTGTCGCTTCTGGTGGCGCCGGTAAAGCAGAAGACTTTATTGAATTATTCCAACTACCCAATATTGAAGCCGGACTAGCCGCTTCCATCTTTCATTATGGGGAAGTTAAAATCCCTGATTTGAAAGCAAAGTTAGCTCAAGAACACATTGCAGTACGATTATAG
- the hisIE gene encoding bifunctional phosphoribosyl-AMP cyclohydrolase/phosphoribosyl-ATP diphosphatase HisIE, giving the protein MDIQTLKFGADNLIPVVVQDAETKEVLTVAYMNQESIELTLKDKLMTFYSRSRQELWRKGETSGNYQHLVSLKADCDKDALVARVKKDGPACHTGAESCFFETIYEENHPEKFSLEQLYALIQERKDTPKEGSYTSYLFEKGKEKILKKIGEESTEVVIGAMKEDREETVYEVADLAYHVLVLMNEMNISVKEVADELAKRHVVDHKVKQETMK; this is encoded by the coding sequence ATGGATATCCAAACATTAAAATTTGGCGCAGATAATTTGATTCCTGTTGTTGTACAAGATGCAGAAACAAAGGAAGTTTTAACCGTTGCGTACATGAATCAAGAAAGCATTGAATTAACATTAAAAGATAAACTAATGACCTTTTATTCACGCAGTCGTCAAGAATTATGGCGCAAAGGAGAAACGAGCGGGAATTACCAACACTTAGTTTCGTTAAAAGCAGATTGTGATAAAGATGCATTGGTTGCACGAGTGAAAAAAGATGGTCCAGCTTGTCATACTGGTGCCGAAAGCTGTTTTTTTGAAACAATTTATGAAGAAAACCATCCTGAAAAATTTTCATTAGAACAACTATATGCGTTAATTCAAGAAAGAAAAGACACGCCTAAAGAAGGTAGCTACACTAGTTACTTATTCGAAAAAGGTAAAGAAAAAATCTTAAAAAAAATTGGTGAAGAATCAACAGAAGTTGTGATTGGTGCGATGAAAGAAGATCGTGAAGAAACAGTTTATGAAGTCGCTGATTTAGCCTATCATGTGTTGGTATTGATGAATGAAATGAATATTTCGGTTAAAGAAGTTGCCGACGAATTAGCAAAACGTCATGTAGTTGACCATAAAGTGAAACAAGAAACCATGAAGTAA
- the glyQ gene encoding glycine--tRNA ligase subunit alpha — MSQKLTVQEMILTLQKFWSDNGCMLMQAYDTEKGAGTMSPYTFLRAIGPEPWNAAYVEPSRRPADGRYGENPNRLYQHHQFQVVMKPSPENIQELYLESLEKLGINPLEHDIRFVEDNWENPSMGCAGLGWEVWLNGMEITQFTYFQQVGGLACHPVTAELTYGLERLASYIQEVESVYDLEWSPGVKYGEIFKQPEYEHSKYSFEISNQEMLLDNFTKFEAEAKRCIAENLVHPAYDYILKCSHNFNLLDARGAVSVTERAGYLARIRNMAREVAKIFVDERKKLGYPLLDRAEAEKLLQEEK, encoded by the coding sequence ATGAGTCAAAAATTAACTGTTCAAGAAATGATTTTAACATTACAAAAATTTTGGTCTGACAATGGTTGTATGTTAATGCAAGCATATGATACGGAAAAGGGTGCCGGAACGATGAGTCCATACACTTTCTTGCGCGCGATTGGTCCAGAACCTTGGAACGCAGCCTATGTAGAGCCTTCACGTCGTCCAGCTGATGGGCGTTATGGAGAAAACCCAAACCGTTTATACCAACATCATCAATTTCAAGTGGTAATGAAACCTTCACCAGAAAATATTCAAGAGTTATATTTAGAAAGTTTGGAAAAATTAGGAATTAATCCATTAGAGCACGACATTCGCTTCGTTGAAGATAACTGGGAAAATCCATCAATGGGATGTGCTGGTTTAGGTTGGGAAGTTTGGTTAAACGGAATGGAAATTACCCAATTTACTTATTTCCAACAAGTTGGTGGACTTGCCTGTCATCCAGTAACTGCCGAATTGACATATGGTTTGGAGCGTTTAGCTTCTTATATTCAAGAAGTGGAAAGTGTTTATGATTTAGAATGGTCACCAGGAGTTAAATATGGTGAAATCTTCAAACAACCTGAATACGAGCATTCCAAATATTCATTTGAAATTAGTAATCAAGAGATGTTGTTAGATAATTTTACAAAATTTGAAGCAGAAGCAAAACGCTGTATTGCAGAAAACTTAGTGCATCCAGCATATGATTATATTTTAAAATGTAGCCATAATTTCAACTTATTAGATGCGCGAGGTGCGGTTTCAGTAACAGAACGTGCAGGATATTTGGCACGTATCCGTAATATGGCACGTGAAGTAGCTAAAATCTTTGTAGATGAGCGTAAAAAATTAGGTTATCCATTATTAGATCGCGCAGAAGCAGAGAAATTATTACAGGAGGAGAAATAA
- the glyS gene encoding glycine--tRNA ligase subunit beta, producing the protein MAKNLLFEIGLEEVPAHVVVPSMKQLETKTRQFLIDNRLNFESIQAFSTPRRLAIHVTNLDEKQEEMEEEVKGPAKKIALDAEGNWSKAAQGFVRGQGLTTEDITFKELKGVEYVYVTKHTPGKAAIDVLIGLKEVITSLTFPVTMHWSSYDFEYIRPIHWIVALLDDEVIPFEILDVKTGRSSRGHRFLGQDVTFDDADEYLEKLKEQFVIADSAEREALIATQIQKIADKNNWTIELDADLLEEVNNLVEYPTAFVGNFDKKYLAVPEEVLVTSMKEHQRYFDVRDAEGQLLPHFISVRNGDSVKIENVIKGNEKVLIARLEDAEFFYQEDQKLTINQCVNKLKNVTFHEKIGSIYEKMKRVGVEAQILGKNVGLTAEELADLQRATEIYKFDLVTNMVGEFPELQGIMGEKYALLQGEKPAVAQAIREHYMPISSEGELPQSNVGAVLAIADKLDSVLSFFAVGMRPSGSNDPYALRRQTYGIVRIIADKQWRFPFSVMQKMIEEKINANQELYGIQLSDDDKEVLGFLQARLRQFFLGKNIRHDVIDAVIHAEQEDFSRLFETADMLKDHLEDEDFKPSMEALTRVINLAKKVEDEAAKINPELFENDAEKALYEATTRLENDFVEQTVEENYKALVSLRPLIEAYFEQTMVMVEDEAVRNNRLLQLRKISKMSLALASLDTLITK; encoded by the coding sequence ATGGCAAAAAATTTATTATTTGAAATTGGTTTAGAAGAAGTACCGGCACATGTTGTCGTGCCAAGCATGAAACAATTAGAAACTAAAACTCGCCAATTTTTAATTGATAATCGTTTGAATTTTGAATCAATCCAAGCTTTTTCGACTCCACGTCGATTGGCAATCCATGTAACTAATCTTGATGAGAAACAAGAAGAGATGGAAGAAGAAGTGAAAGGTCCAGCTAAAAAAATTGCGTTAGATGCAGAAGGTAATTGGTCAAAAGCGGCGCAAGGCTTTGTTCGTGGCCAAGGATTGACAACAGAAGACATTACTTTTAAAGAATTAAAAGGTGTAGAATACGTATATGTCACAAAACATACCCCAGGAAAAGCGGCAATTGATGTTTTAATAGGATTAAAAGAAGTGATTACTAGCTTAACTTTCCCTGTAACGATGCATTGGAGTAGCTATGATTTTGAATACATTCGCCCAATTCATTGGATCGTAGCATTATTGGATGATGAAGTGATTCCTTTTGAAATTTTAGATGTAAAAACAGGACGTTCTTCTCGTGGTCATCGTTTCTTAGGGCAAGATGTGACGTTTGACGATGCGGATGAATATTTAGAAAAACTAAAAGAGCAGTTTGTAATAGCTGACTCTGCGGAACGCGAAGCCTTGATTGCGACACAAATTCAAAAAATTGCTGACAAAAACAATTGGACGATTGAATTAGATGCAGATTTATTAGAAGAAGTGAACAATTTAGTCGAATATCCAACTGCTTTTGTTGGAAACTTTGATAAAAAATATTTAGCAGTACCCGAAGAAGTGTTAGTAACATCTATGAAAGAACATCAACGCTATTTTGATGTTCGTGATGCGGAAGGTCAATTATTACCACACTTCATTTCTGTACGTAATGGAGATAGTGTGAAAATTGAGAATGTCATCAAGGGAAATGAAAAAGTCTTGATTGCCCGTTTAGAAGACGCAGAATTCTTTTATCAAGAAGATCAAAAATTAACTATCAATCAATGTGTGAACAAATTAAAAAACGTTACTTTCCATGAAAAAATTGGTTCTATCTATGAAAAAATGAAACGTGTCGGTGTGGAAGCACAAATTCTTGGTAAAAATGTTGGACTAACGGCAGAAGAATTGGCTGACTTACAACGTGCAACTGAAATCTATAAATTTGATTTAGTGACGAATATGGTTGGTGAATTCCCAGAGTTACAAGGAATTATGGGTGAAAAATATGCCTTATTACAAGGTGAAAAGCCAGCTGTTGCTCAAGCAATTCGTGAACATTATATGCCAATTTCAAGTGAAGGAGAACTCCCACAATCCAACGTAGGTGCTGTTTTAGCGATTGCAGATAAATTGGATAGTGTATTGTCCTTCTTTGCAGTAGGAATGCGTCCAAGTGGTTCAAACGATCCTTATGCACTACGTCGTCAAACATATGGAATTGTTCGAATCATTGCAGATAAACAATGGCGCTTCCCATTTAGTGTTATGCAAAAAATGATTGAAGAAAAAATTAATGCGAATCAAGAATTATATGGAATTCAATTATCTGATGATGACAAAGAGGTATTAGGTTTCTTACAAGCCCGTTTACGTCAATTCTTCTTAGGTAAAAATATTCGTCATGATGTAATCGATGCAGTCATTCATGCCGAACAAGAAGATTTTTCTCGTTTGTTTGAAACAGCAGATATGCTAAAAGATCATTTAGAAGATGAGGATTTCAAACCGTCAATGGAAGCTTTAACACGAGTCATTAATTTAGCGAAAAAAGTGGAAGATGAAGCCGCTAAAATTAATCCAGAACTATTTGAAAATGATGCAGAAAAAGCGCTGTATGAAGCAACTACTCGTTTAGAAAATGATTTTGTAGAACAAACTGTTGAAGAAAACTACAAAGCGCTGGTTAGCTTACGTCCATTGATTGAAGCTTATTTCGAGCAAACAATGGTTATGGTAGAAGATGAAGCAGTTCGTAATAACCGTCTGTTACAATTACGTAAAATTTCTAAAATGTCATTAGCTTTAGCAAGTTTAGACACATTAATTACAAAATAA
- a CDS encoding YrdB family protein: protein MNAIKISNLILAFVLELLALVILSYWGFSLPLNPSINILLGIAVPIILILVWGRWCAPKSPYRLVGIHLFLLKSLIFIGVVWCLIQLHFFAYAFVFAFFVILHLGISSYFKTL from the coding sequence ATGAATGCTATCAAAATAAGCAATCTCATACTGGCTTTTGTATTGGAACTTCTTGCTCTTGTTATTTTAAGTTATTGGGGATTTAGTTTACCCCTGAATCCAAGTATAAATATTTTACTAGGGATTGCTGTGCCAATCATCCTTATACTAGTCTGGGGTAGATGGTGTGCGCCAAAATCTCCCTACCGTCTCGTTGGTATTCATTTGTTTCTACTAAAAAGTTTGATTTTTATCGGTGTTGTTTGGTGTTTAATCCAGTTGCATTTCTTCGCATATGCTTTTGTTTTTGCTTTTTTTGTCATTCTTCATTTAGGAATCAGTAGTTATTTTAAAACATTATAA